Part of the Olsenella profusa DSM 13989 genome, ACGAGGCCAGCTGCCAGTAGGTGGCCCCATCCCACAGCCAGCCGGTTGCCATGGCACCGGACGCGCAAAGGTAGTACCAGGAGTCATCCACGCGCAGCCAGCCGGTGGCCATCGCCCCGGAGTCCCGCAGGTAATACCAGGAGCCACCCAGATACTGCCAGCCCGTGCGCATCGTGCCCGCCGCGTCGAAGTAGTACCAGCTGCCGTCGATGGCATGCCAGCCCGTCACCCGCGTACCGGCCTCGACGTACTGCCACGTCTGGCCCTCGTGCACCCAACCGTCACTCGGCTGGGCGAGGGCAGGCGTCTGTCCCACTGTCAGGACGCATGCGATGCCCGCTGCCACGAGTCCCACAAGTCTCAGGACGCGCCTCATGCGCTCCCCCTCCGTGAACGTGAGCGAGCGTCGGCCACCCAGGGTGAGCCGGCACCATGCCCTACCTGCTGGCACCCGTCCAGGCACCGGACGGGCCAAGCTCCCATTCCCGAGCGCCCTCGCGTTGCCATCCCGTGAGCATGGCGCCCGAGCCGCCGAGGAGGTACCAGGAACCTCCGACTTTCACCCAACCGGTGGCCATGGCGCCAGAATCGTAGAGGTAATACCATGCGCCATCCGTCCATATCCAGCCCGTATGCATGGCACCCGAGGAGGGGTCGAGGTAGTACCACGTGGAGCCAATGCGCTGCCAGCCCGTGATACGGGCACCGGAACCATCGAAGTAGTACCAGGAGCCATCCAGCCGACGCCAGCCGGTCGCCATGGCGCCTGAGGCATCAAACCAGTAGTGAACGCCACCGATGATCTGCCACCCCGTGACCATATAGCCCTGGCCATCCAAGTAGTACCAGGCATTGCCCAGGTACCTCCAGGCACTCCGAACGTACGAGCCACTCTCCCTGACCATCCAATGCTGGCCATCGGATGACCGCTCCCAGGTGGCGGCCAGGCCATAGTAACGCATGATGGCATCCGCATCGGCCCTGCCCATGGCCTCGGCATGGCGATTGAGGTTATAGGCATCGGAGGCGTTGTCGATGAAGCCGTGCTCCACGATGATGCCGGTGAAGCCATATTCGCGGGCATGGCGGATGACGGCGTAGTAGTCGGAGAGCGACCCGTCGGGATAGGTGTCCTCGACGTTCTTGCGCTGGAAGATGCCGCGGCGCGCGATGCCATAGGGCTCGCCGTTGGTGAGCGCATCGAGGATGGCGCTTGCGAGGCCCTGTCCCTGCGTGCCGCATTCGGGAAAGTACGAGATGTCCGTGCGGGGATACCACACCTCGGCACCAGAACTGCCACCGGAGTTGACGTGCAGGCTCACATACACGCTTGCGCCGGCCTTGTAGGCCTTGGTCACACGAGCCTGCAGCTCAAGGGCGGCGTTGGTGCTGAACACGCAGGTGTCGGAATCGCGAATCATACACACGGTGATGCCATGACTCTCGAGCTCCGCCTTAGCGGCCATTGCAATGCGCAGGTTGAGGGCCTTCTCCTGGAGGCCGTTGCCCACGGCGCCGGCGTCGTTGCCGCCATGACCCGCATCGAGCGCAACCACGAACTTACCCGAGCTGCCGAGGCCCGTGGAGCGCATGCGCCTCGTGGTCGTGGTCTGCGGCGGGAGGGCGTCGTTGATCCTCTGCATGTCCTCGTCAGAGATGGGTGCGGTCTCGGCATCATCGGTGGCCTCGGTGGCAGATGCGCGGCCTGGTGTAGTCAGTAGCACCGAGAACATCAGCGCAAAGGCTGTCACGAGGACGATGGGCATGGACTTCTTCTGCCTCACTGCGAGCTCCTCCCCGCCGGATACGGGCCACCAACCCTCTGTCCAGCATACTAAAGGAAGCGCCTGTCCCACCTTTCCTCATACATTCTGCGTGTGGGGAGGGCAAGGGATGGATGGCCGTGCGGTGACGGACCCATGGCGCTCATTGACAAGGATGGCCTCGCCTTTCCTGTTCTCAATACGCCTCATGCGAACCGAGCGCCTCACCACCTGAATGCGATGGTCGCTTCCCCTACGAGCAGGTAGGCATCACCTCTGTGGGGCAAGAAGTCAATTCCAGATGTATCGGCCCCTGCGCTGGGCAGCCAGAGCTGGTAGCCATAGTCAGCCGCTCTCGTAGAAACGAATGATGTAAGCAGTTGCGTCATCCGTCTGCCCAGCGATGGCATCGACGACCTCGTAGCGTGCATCTGCGGCATAGTGCTCGTCGAGGTAGGCCACGAGCTTGTCCGCAGTGGAGGTGTCATATGTCACGAGTCGGACCTTTGGATTGTCAACCAGACCTTTTAGCAGGTTGTCGATGCCATATCGCCTTCTGCGCGCCTTGAGTGCAGGGGACCCCTCAGCCCAGCCGCCCAAGGTGAAATTCCGCGACAGCATGTCGTCGTCCGGGATGATGTCGAGACCATAGGCGCCCTCAAATCCCCAGGCATATCCGGTAGCGTCCCAGGCAAACACCTCATCTGGATGATTGCGCTCATATGAGAGAATGGCGCTCTGTGGCACGTAGCTTCGCTGGTTGAGGTTATGGCCCAGCTTTTGCAACGAGGCATGCGGCAGGAGAAGCGTGCCTCCCCATAGGCATGTCACAAGAATGCAGGTCACGGATAGCGCCGCCATGCCCATCGCGGCGCGGGGAGCCCCATCGTTCCTGCTATGCCTCGCATCCTGGCGAACGTCCCTCTCGCACAGGCCCGAAAGGGTCATGCCAAGCGCGGCACAGAGGAAGAGGGGCGTCACTACCCTGTCGGGAACCCTCCCATCCGAATAGACGTATGCATATTCGGCGCAGCACAGCACCGCAAAGCAGAGCATGGAAAGTAGGATGGCCTTCGTTGCCCTTCCACGCCGTCTCTCATCAAGCACATAGGCAGCGCAGGTGACCAGCATCACCATCAGAAGCTTGCGGCAGCTTTCGATAAGATGGGCACCTGCGTTCAGGATGGTTCTCCCCACACTGGGAGTCTGCACGGCACGTTGAGCGCCTATCACCTGCAGCACATCACGGTCGAACACCTCTGGGTCGGCAAACACCCATGACTGCACCAGCCCATAGTCAGTCTCCGAGATTCCCCATGGCTCCAGCTCATGGCGCACGTCATCATACTGCCGCAGC contains:
- a CDS encoding N-acetylmuramoyl-L-alanine amidase family protein, which codes for MRQKKSMPIVLVTAFALMFSVLLTTPGRASATEATDDAETAPISDEDMQRINDALPPQTTTTRRMRSTGLGSSGKFVVALDAGHGGNDAGAVGNGLQEKALNLRIAMAAKAELESHGITVCMIRDSDTCVFSTNAALELQARVTKAYKAGASVYVSLHVNSGGSSGAEVWYPRTDISYFPECGTQGQGLASAILDALTNGEPYGIARRGIFQRKNVEDTYPDGSLSDYYAVIRHAREYGFTGIIVEHGFIDNASDAYNLNRHAEAMGRADADAIMRYYGLAATWERSSDGQHWMVRESGSYVRSAWRYLGNAWYYLDGQGYMVTGWQIIGGVHYWFDASGAMATGWRRLDGSWYYFDGSGARITGWQRIGSTWYYLDPSSGAMHTGWIWTDGAWYYLYDSGAMATGWVKVGGSWYLLGGSGAMLTGWQREGAREWELGPSGAWTGASR